Genomic DNA from Gopherus evgoodei ecotype Sinaloan lineage unplaced genomic scaffold, rGopEvg1_v1.p scaffold_113_arrow_ctg1, whole genome shotgun sequence:
TCACTGATATTCCGTGGGGTCTAGTATCACTCAGCCTCTGGCAGGATCGAGCCCTGAGCATACGGCATCTCTAGAAATGGGAGCCCTTGAGACATCCTGTCTTGGGGCATCAGGGTTTTCACACTCCGACCTCACTTTGAATctcagatttctgtgtagcttgaataaCCGACCATGGACCCTGGACAAATGCAGGGAAGGGGTTCCCAAGCTACCTAGTGCTGCctgtcccccagcccctgtcACTGAGTCACCCCAATAGCCCAGCTGAGtcctctgctgcagcacagaacatttgcaaatggaaacaactttccggctttccccttctcttcacattttaaagatagtgaaacctgccaacTTACCTAATTCCTGCTAGATGTGGAGCTGCTGACACCAGAGGTTTTCACCCAAAAGTACAAGGAGTCATCGGtgaggttgcacaggcagcagACAGTGTCTGTTCAGACACGGAGGCAGGTATctttatgaagcatgtctgcacattcccttggggcCACTTGGCAATCAGGGAATCTCAGCTGCTTGGCTTAGTGTGCACCAGCTGTAACCCCATCATGGCCAATGCAAATTTTTGGATGTCAATTAACAGGGGATGCCTGGTGATCCTACTCAACTGAGCTGAACCCCAAGCCCTGGTGCAGGTTCTATTCCTGGAAACCGGGCCTGTCATCAATGTTCTTGTGGTTCTGATTAGTCACATGGCTACCTCGAGGGCGGCTGAGTGCTAACGGCCATGATGTCACAGCTTTAATCttgttgaaataataataataataataataataataataataataataataatataggacCATATTTTTCTCAGCAGCCTTTTTTCTGCATTATAAACCCAGGGAACAGCCAgggaatggagattccacaaagcTCCATATAAGGATTTTTTTCTTGGATCATTCCAGGAGGGgggttcccttcccttctccctgaggaatGAAAAGGGGGACTCAGGATCCCCAGAGTTATGGACAGATCTCAGTGGTCCACTGGTAGCTATACCTACTCACCCATAATGTCTGTGCCTCTAGCATTGCTAAAAGATACTTTCCATCTCCCGGCTAGCACAGGTTCATCAGAAATGTGCTACCAGGGCCTGTCACAGTAGTTACTGTCTGGAGGATCTGGTAAAGGGATGTTTTACAAGGTGGATGGGaatgaacaaaaatgggaaaactgaTTAGAGGATCTGATTTGCACAATACCTTAGCCATAGACGGTAGGGAGGTTTCTGCTTTCCATATACAGAGTGAAGCCATACACTCACTCAGTGCAACCTTTGTTTATGTTGTAAGAGAGAAGAATATGAAAAGCCACCAATTTCTCATGGAGATCCAAAATATCAGCTGGGTAAACAAAAGCTCTTGCCTATCTATTCCACATTGGGGtgtactgcaccctcagcaagcttgtggatgatactaagctgtggggagaggtagatgcactgaagggtagggatagggtccagggtGACCTAGAGaagttggaggattgggccaaaagaaatctgatgagattcaacagggacaattgcagagtcctgcacttaggacagaagaatcccattacCTGCTACAGTTTGAGGACCCACTAGCTAagcgacagttctgcagaaaaggacctgggcctTAGAAtggatgagtcagcagtgtgcccttgttgccaaggaggttaacagcatattgggcttcattagcgggagcattgccagcagatcaaagtgATTCTACCCCTCTATTCAtcactggtaaggcctcatctggattaTTGGATTCaattttgggcccctcactacagaaaggatgcggACAAGCTGGAGAGAGTCTAGCACAGGATgaagaaaatgattaaaggtctgtggcacataacttatgaggagaggctaaggggactgggcttatttagtttgcagaaaaaaagagtttggggggaggggatttgatagcagctgtgAACTATCTGAAGGAGGGgtctaaagaggatggaactaagctgtcctcagtggtggcagatgacaggacaaggagtaatggtctcaatttgcagtgggggaggtctacgttggatattaggaaacatgatttcactaagagggtggtgaagcactggaatgggttacctagggaggtggtgaaatctccatcattagaggtttttaaggcccatcttgacaaagccctggctgggatgatttagttggggttggtcctgctttgagcagaggactagatgacctcctgaggtctcctccaattcttatctgctatgattctatgattcattgagGGGACAGTGACCCCTATTAATGAGTTTGCATTGTACAGATGCCTGTGCAGTACAAGACTGTATAATTCTGGGATTATTCTGCAGCAAGGGTGCAAGGCAGGAGAGCTGGTACATTGGATATTGTCTCCTATTTGTATGTGAGTgacttaggtaaagcactcagataGGTCAGCTGGGTGGGTGGCACCACCTTCTGTCAtgctgggtgataacagggcctggagagccTGGCTGTGTCACCCGCAGAGCAGCAGCCTGCTCACCTGAATTGTTTGGGGCTCATCAGTTAAACTGGATCCCAGACTGCACTCTCGGTCATAACTGGCCACAAAGGTTTTAGTCCAAACTGATATATTAAACAGtaaaagtcaccaggaccagatgatattcactcaagagttctgaaagaactcaaatatcaaattgcagaactactgaatGTGGTGTGACACCTATCATTTAAATGAGCCTCTTTATCAGATGACACAATTAGCTAATCATAGACTCTTGGAACataggggttggaagggacctgaggaggtcatctagtccaaccccctgctaaaagcgggacccatccccaactaaatcatctcagccagggctatttcaagccaactaaatcatccagcaTAACCTTACATCAtcccagcctgaccttaaaaacctctaaggaaggagattccaccacctccctagggaacccattccagtgcttcaccaccctcccattAAAACagcgtttcctaatattcaacctagacctctcccactgccacTTGGGACCGTTACTTGGATAAAAACCCTATGTAAAAAAATTGTTATTGATTTTTGTTTCTGCTAATAAGAGctcacaactcatattttaatatcagtattgttacctttctaatgcagtgGATGTTCCcttgctgggcagggctggctctagcatttttgccgccccaagtagcaaataataaaataataataataataaataaattaattaataataaaaaagccggcatcggcggcaattcggcagcaggtccttcactctgagatggaatgagggacccactgctgaatcaCTGCTGAAGAGCCAGGCATGTCATTCCTCTTCATTGGCCACCTCAGGCACCTTcttgctacgctggtgcctggagccggccctgctcctggggtTCCTGTGTTAATCATGTCTCTGATGTGACTCGGACATAAGCACTTTCCTGAGGACCTAGGGGAAGGGTGCGTGACTGTGCTCCATGAAAAGCCCTTGACCACAGCTGTAGCAGCCCCCATGGATCACACAGTGCCCAGAGAGCTCATGAAGGGCCAGGACTACGACTGCCAGTCAGCATTTTTATGACTTGTGGCTATTTAACCACAGGCAGGACAGTGACAGGCCAGATGTAATGAGAAACaacatccacatcccttctctttattgactaTCCACAGGAATTCAGAATTCGGAGCAGTCACCAATGTGGCAATTTTTTGAGCTAACATTCCACCGGTCCTCTGATTCTCCACGAACACAGTGACTCGGTCAATGCTGATGCCTGCCTTGGTCTCCTTCCCACAGTGCCCTGTCCTCCCTCTCCAACCCAtcccattgctccagatattAGATCCCGTCTAAACCTCGCTCTACAGAGTGGAGATCAATAGCTCTTGTTGTCTTGGATGTAAGGATCCAGGATGGAATAGGTGATCCGTGTTTATCGTCTCCCTTGACAGCAGCACTGAGGTGGTTCATGAACTGACCCTGCACTTGACTAATGCCCTACTTATCCCCGCACGCAGGTGTctgcttttcatgctgtacaCGATTGGATTAAtcaggggtgggagcagcagggagatgtAGCTCAGGACAGTTTGAAGCAAGGGAGATGATCCCTTTCCAAATCTGTGTATCACAGACAGGCCGATCATTGGTGTGTAGAAGAGCAGGACGGCGCAGAGGTGGGAGACGCAGGTGTTCATGGCCCTGAGGCACTCTGCATTGGACGTGATGCTCAGTGCTGTATTAaggatcatcacataagagaggaagatgagcagtGAATCCAATCCCACCGTTAAGAATGTAATAAACAAGCCGTAGATGCTGTTCACTGAGATATCTGAACAAGCCATCTTCATGACCTCCTGGTGCAGGCAGTAAGAATGGGAGAGAACATTGGCTTGACAGTATCGGAACTTTTTCAGTAGAAACGGGAGTGGGAATATTACAGTCAAACTTCTTAGCACACTTATCAGTCCCATATTGTCTATTGTCTGCACGGTTAAGATGGAAGTATatctcagtgggttacagattgcgaCGAAGCgatcaaaggccatcaacaagagCATGGAGGATTCATTTAACTGAAgcgagtggatgaagaacagctgagcAAAACAGGCTTCGAAGCTGATCTCCCGAGAGTTAAACAAATATATGCCCAGTATCGTTGGCATGGTGGATATCAATATGCCAAGGTCTGTGATGGCCAACatagaaaggaaaatgtacatgggctcatggaggcttggatctgtttttataatgaacagaatgactgaatttcctactattgaAATAACATACACTAAGCAGAAGGAGACAGAGATCCAGAGATGGACgtcttcctgcccaggtatcccagTGAGCAGGAACACTGCAGAGTTGAATgtggtgtcattgacagctgacataataTACTGGACAGGTCCAAGAAATTTTTAACATTccttcctgaaaagaaaaaaaggacaagAGACTAGATATTTAACAAGACACCTTTCTGCTCTCGGTGCAAGTCTAGAGACACCCAGGAGCTTAAGGCAGATCATCAAAAATATAGTCTTGGATTTACAACACCGAGAGGAGGATAGGCAAtcccaggctggatcagacctatagtccatatagcccagtatccagtgaccagtaccagatgctgCATGTGAACATAGAAGAAGCCTTTCAATAGGCATCTATGAGATAACCTGCTACCAGGGAAaatttccctgccccctgagaccCAAGATTTTGTTCTGTAAATCAGAAAGGTTTTGAGACCTTcacagacttttttaaaaagtcgtCACTACTGTAATTAAATATTCTGGTAATCCATATATGCCTATAGTCCCTCTCTGAATATTGCTAAATTCTTGTCCTCATTGATATCTTGTGGCTTTGAATTCCACAGCCTACTTGAGCACTgttgcgtgcctggatgctctgctaggacaaggcccacacacacaggtggattaattggctttaatgaaggttaagtgacacacccgcaatggggactccacgcgttgctgccactggcttggggagtccaaagtccgaacagctcggtcagggGCAAAGTCCAACGTGCAAGCTCCAGCCcacagcaattatagcatcatgctaatagcatgcaaagcagcctctacatatgcaatgggggactttccaacagcaatggccgcctcccctggcctcgggccagggactttctgcagttccccaaaacaccggggcttcccacacagggcagttctaaccggttagaagcagcagctgctagcaacttctgtccgctaataacctctccttgagaaagcgcaggccctagctaaaccgtaacaatgtcttccggggtcccctacatgCGCTGTGTGATTTTACAGTTGTGACCTTCACACAGACAACCTTTCTGGCCCTCCACttctgagagtggcccattttATCTTGACGTGTGTAAACATATGGCAAGAGAATGGTAAAAGCTATCATTGTATTTATCTGTCCTGCACTGAAGCTATTTACAAACCGATTTCAGTGcctcatatctatctatctatctatctatctatctatctatctatctatctatctatctatctatctatctatctatctatctgttttCTCCACTCCTGAGAGTTCAAATTATGCCACTGCCTCTTTGTAGTACATGGGATTTCGAGAGTGAATACCAGAGATACAGGCTGGGAAGAACCTGTTTTGAGCTACAGTCACATTACGCAAGTTATTTTGCCAGGGCTGGGATGCTGTTCAGAGATGGGGCAGCTATTGATGATAAGCTCTTCAGATTGAAAGACACAGACACCTCTGGAGAAGTCTGATGGCCTTTGGCCTGCCTGGGTCCCCGTCAGATTTGGAGGCCTCGTGGTCAGAGATGGTATAGACTATTAACTGAAAACTCTCTTATTCTTCCATGTTAGTCTTTTTTTGTGCTGTTCAGATAAATAGTATTTTGTTTCCAGCAGTCTGACTGATCACTCGACTCACCACTGCTCACAGACTCCCAGAGAGATGGACCATGGGCACCAAACCATCTTGGATCTGCTCTACCAACAGTTGACACATAGTGTGCTGTAGCCCAGGGTCGGAGGGTGAGAGGATCATGAGATTCCACCCCAGGAGAGGGCAGGTACAAGACCTGACATCTGGAACTCGGAGACCAGAGGGGGGCAGAGATGTCAGTAGCCCTGTAACTCTGATGGGTCTCTATAGGGAAGAAATTCTGGAGCCCTTAAACAGTTGAGAAACAGAGCAACTCAACTTCGAATTCCTGCATTCACAGTCATGCCAGAgaataaaacttttgaaaattatttgctgATTAAGTTTCCAGAAGCAAATAAACCTGAGGCGATTTGGGAATTAGTCACTGATATTCCATGGGGTATCTTATCGCTCCGCCTCTGACAGGATCGGGTCCAGAACTTATAGTATTTCTAGAAATGGGAGCCCTTGAGAAATCCTGTCTTGGGGCATCAGGGTTTTTGCACTTCAATCTCACTTTGAATctcagatttctgtgtagcttgaataaCCGACCATGAACCCTGGGCAGATGTAGTGGAGGGGTTCCCAAGCTACCTACCACTGCCTGCCCCCAGTCCCTGTTACTGTGTCACCCCGacagcccagctgagtcctctgctgcagcacagaacatttgcaaatggaaacaactttCCGGCTTTCCCCTTCTCTTCGCATTGTAAAgatagtgaaacctgccaacgtacccaattcctgctagatGTGGAGCTGCTGATACCAGAGGTTTTCACCCAAAAGGACAAGAAGTCATCAGTGAGGTTGCACAGGCTGCAGGCAGTGTCTGTTCAGACACGGAGGCAGGTATctttatgaagcatgtctgcacattcccttgggggccacttggccatcagggaatCTCAGCTGCTTGGCTTAGTGTGCACCAGCTTTAACCCCATCATGGCCAATGCAAATTTTTGGATGTCAATTAACAGGGGATGCCTGGTGATCCTACTCAGCTGAGCTGAACCCCAAGTCCTGCTGCAGGTTCTATTCCTGGAGTCGGGGCCTCTCATCAATGTTCCTGTGGTTCTGATTAGTCACATGGCTATCTCGAGGGCGGCCGAGCACTAACGGTCATGATGTCACAGTTTGATCttgcttaaataaaataaaatagactaaTAGAATAATAACAATAGgaataggaataataataatataggagCAGATTTTTCTCAGCAGCCTCCTTTCTGCCTTACAAACCCAgggaacagccagggaagggagatTCTACAAGGCTCCATACAAAGAAATTTCTCTTAGATCATTCCAGGAGTGGAGGTCCCTACCCTTCTCCCTGAGGAATGAAAAGAGGGAACCAGGAGCCAGGGATTCCCAAAGTGATGCACAGATCTCAGTGATGCACTGGTAGCTAGGCCCACCCACCATGTCTGTCCTTCCACAACTCCAGCTCCCGGCTAGCACAGTTTCATCAGAAATGTGCTACCAGGGCCTGTCACAGCAGGCACTGCCTGGAGGATCTGGTGAATGGATGTTTTACAAGGTGGACAGGGATGTACAGAGCTGGGAAGGCTGGTTAAAGAATCTGATGTGCACAATACCTTAGCCATTGACTGATTTGGAGGTTTCTACCTTTCCATATACAGTGAAGGTGCACTGAAGCTCTTGCCTATCTATCTCCCACTGGGATGGACTGGACCCTCAGCAGCTTGTGGATGATACTAAgcagtggggagaggtagatacactgaagggtagggatagggtccagagtgatctagagaaattggaggagtgggtcaaaagaaatctgatgagattcaacagggacaattgcagagtcctgcacttaggacagaagaatcccattaacTGCTACAGTGTGAGGAGCCACTAGCTAagcgacagttctgcagaaaagaacctgggccttagaatggacgagaagctggatatgagtcagcagtgggcccttgttgccaagaaggttacaGGATATTTGGCttcattagcaggagcattgccagcagatcaaagtgATTATATCCCTCTATTcatcactggtgaggcctcatctggactattgcattcagttttgggtTCCCCACgagagaaaggatgtggagaaattggagagagtctagcgcaggacaaagaaaatgattaggggtctgtggcacataacttatgaggagaggctaaggggacTGGGCttatttactatgcagaagagaagagtgtgcGGGggaggagatttgatagcagctttgaACTATCTGAACGAGGGgtctaaagaggatggaactaagctgtcctcagtggtggcggatgacaggacaaggagcaatggtctcaagttgcagtgggggaggtctaggttggatattaggaaacactatttcactaagagggcggtgaagcactggaatgggttacttagggaggtggtggtatctccatcctgagaagtttttaaggctcatcttgacaaaaccctggctgggatgatttagttggggttctagatgacctcctgaggtctcctccaattcCTAtctactatgattctatgattcattgagGGGACAGTGACCCCTATTAATGAGTTTGCATTGTACAGAtacctgtgcagtgcaagactgtATAATTCTGGGATTATTCTGCAGCAAGGATGCAAGGTTGGGGAGCAGGTAAATTGGCTGTTGTCTCCTATTTGTGTGTGAGTGACTTAAGTAAAGCACTCAGGTAGGTCAGTTGGGTGGGTGGCACCACCTTCTGTCATGCTTGATGATAACGGGCCTGGAGAGCCTGGCTGTGTCACCCCCAGAGCAGCGTGAGAGAGGCCTTCCCAGCTGAATGTTGGGGGCTCATCAGTTAAACCGGCTCCCAGACTGCACCAAAGTCATAATTGGCCACAGAGGTTTCAGTCCAAACTGACAAATTAAACAGtaaaagtcaccagaaccagatgatattcactcaagagttctgaaggaactcaaatatcaaATTGCTGGACTACTAAATTGTTatgaaacctgtcatttaaatgGTCCTCTCTACCAGGTGACACAAATAgctaatcacagaatcatagaacatgagggttggaaaggacctcaggaggtatctagtccaaccccctgctcaaaacagggctaatccccaactaaatcaccccagccagggctttgtcaagtctgaccttaaaaacctctaaggaaggagattccaccacctccctagggaacccattccagtgcttcaccaccctcctagtgaacaaGTTAATCCTAGTATGAGCTGAAACTTCCCCTACTGCCACTTGAGACCGTTATTTGGATAAAAActctatataacaaaaaaaattgttctagAAATAagagcacacaactcatattttaatatcagtagtgttacctttctaatgcagtggatgtgccctcgctcctccactgcagcagcccctgaactgaagctgggagggagggccatctctccccggcaactgcagctctggagctggggaaagtcgcctctttctctggccaccacagccctgcacatcccaaattctccTCACCCCCTCTTTTCACCCCACATCCTCCTCCCACTTACCGCACATTTCCTGCAAAGCCACCAACTCACCTtatatgtgcatcttctccatATATCTGAGGCCCTGATGAATCACGTAAGAAGAATGGCTCAGGgctggaaatctccctcacattctctaaAGTGAAGAGCAATGCAAAGGATTCATTTAGCCTCTTGGCAGCAGCCTCATCTTCCTTGACTGCTCTTTTACCACCTCAATTGTCCCAGTGGCCCTattgattgtttggcaggttgctgcttttgatgtactttatAAAAAATCCTGTTAATTGTTGAgtattttgctgcttgctgttcaGATTTTTTGAACTAAGTACACAGTATCATCAAGCCGCATTCAACTAGTATGAGTCACACccctaaaaataatgagattgtattaaaaataatgagatttaaaatacACTAATGTGGGGTTTGTTTTCATATGTCTTTGGTTTCTCAGCCTTTTGGGGTGCAGTTGATTCAGGGTTTCTagcaactcatttaaaaaaaatctttggaaaactgaaagctgagattcctgcACAGTATTTAGATTCCAGAAGTTGGGGCTCTAAGAAGAGAGGAAATAGTGTGAGAATCCCAATAAAATCCCAGTTGCTGGCACTGCTAGCCGTATCTCAAGCAGAGCACCCACAGAAGGCCGGCACTGAGGTTTAGTTAGTGGATATTTCTCATCGCACAGCAacagagcttcagttcatctgcaaatttgacaccatcagctcaggattaaacaaagactgtgaatgtcttaccaactacaaaaccagtttctcctcccttggttttcaaacctcaactgctagaacagggcctcatcctccctgattgaactaacctcattatctctagcttgcctgcatatatatacctgcctctggaaatttccactacatgcatctgacgaagtgagtattcacccatgaaagctcatgctccaaaatgtctgttagtctataaggtgccataggattctttgctgcttttacagtgacAGAGATGTACCGGGCTACAGAGTCCCATGCTGTAAGGAACCAGGTTATGCCACAGACAGCCGGACATAAGTCAAAGAGTCACTGGATCCTCATGCACAGCTCATATGTTCTCTACCATTATTCAGGcatgacacatgcacacattcAGAAATCAAAGCCATGCACACTCTTAATAGAAAGGGGAGTGATCCAAACCCAGCTCCAAGTGCTTGCTGCTAACACCCTATTGGACGCCCAAAAAACCACCCAGCTCCAGCGAACGCAAACTTTGTGATGATGGAAATTGGGATGCAGGATTTGAGGTCTATCTCCAGCGCTAGAGCGTCTCTCATTGCTCATGGAGAGGGTGGGGGTCAGGATCAGCCCGAGGGGCATCGCAGCAGAGCTGTGTTGGGCCAGGCACTGCTCTCCAGATCCTTCACTCTCTGAGAGAACATCCTGACGCCCCTCTTACTGCTGAGCGGCAGGAGGGGCCCAGAACTCCCTCGTCAAAGGGGATTGTGCTAATGACAGGTCTTATCACCAAGGGGTGTTGGGTAGAGTTCAGGTTCTCCACCCAGTGACCCAAATCATCCTTATGAGGCACACAGAGCTGAAATCTCTCTAAAGCTCTGAGCTCTGGCCACAATTATTGTAGTGTCCAAGCGCCTCACAATCAGTAACATATTGATCAGTACAACGCCCCATGCGGCAGGGCCATGCTACTAACTCCACTGggcagatcccaaggccagaaggcaccactgtgatcacctagtctgaccccctgcacaaaacaaaccagagacctgccccacaataactCCTAGAGCAAAGTTAGAACAACCTCTTGCCTTGATTTAGcaattgtcaatgatggagaatctgccacggcccatggtaaattattccaatggttaattaccctcatttttaaaacaataatagtTTAATCTTTCTCTgggatcttctctgaacccctctccaacttatcaacatccttcttgaactgtagacaccagaactgaacaacTGGACAGAGGATCccagcagtggtcgcaccagtgATAAATACAAAGGCAAAATGACCTCTTTGCCCCTACGTGAGATTCCCCTGGTTGTACATCCCAGATTGCACTAGCTTTCTCGTCTGTAGCGCCGCACTGGGCACTCATGTTCAGCCAATTCTGACcctcaagtctttttcagagtcactgcttcccaggattggGTCCCCCATCCGGTAAGGATGGCCTGCATCCCTTGCTGCTTGATGTAAACCTCTATATTCAGCCATATTAAAGCACATGTTGCTGAAGCATGGAGGgactaagtgagttgcccaaggtcacagaagaagtctgtggaagagcctggaactgcagccagttcttctgagtcccaggccagcactTCAACCCTgactcatccttcctctctggggctagtgccctggggagggggagggggacagctgaactagatgatctaatggctcCATCTGGCCTCAAATTCTATAACTCTATGAATCATTATTTTGAGACGATCATTATCTTGGGTGCAACTTGAAGAAGTCACTACCCTGAATGCTGATAGGCACTAAACAATTATATCCACTGGTGAAAAAGTATCTGGATTGTCACAGTTACACTGGATATATGGTCTCTTTACCCTCTAAATCAGGTCCTTTCCTGCTTTGGGGGGAATCTCACAATTGTCCCATTCTTTGACCTGAGAACACCCCATCTATTCTAAATGCTTATCACTGAGACGGTCCAGTTGGACACCTCAGTCTCTTCCCTTCAGGTGCTTGTGACTGGGGCTATAGAGTCACCCCCAGCCTCCTTAAAACTAGTAGGTTTATTGGCAAACAGCAAAATGCATTGgggaaaattcttttaaaataccaGGCAGCTGTCACACGTCTACACTCATCGTATCTCACGTATCACTGCAAGCTAAGTTACTTTACTGTCGAGACAGACAAACAAAACTGGCCCAACTTACATTCTTTTGGGAAGCCAAGGAGCTCCTGGGACCCAGCCTAGATTCCCTGTGTCTCTGAGAGCATCTTCCCATCTGTTTGTCATTTTCTTTTGGAATCAGACTTTGCTGAAACCTGTGTGAGCCTGGGCCCAGTCACCGTAGTGCTCTGCTGTGTCCACGTTGAAGGGCCAAGGTGTGAAGCTGGCCTTTGCCACACTGCTTTCGCCCAGGCAGATGTCTAAGATAATGCCCCTGTGTCTGCTATTCCCTTTGTTTGGCAGTTAGACCCATTCTGCCTCAGTGGATCACAAACATGGGTCCAGTGGCTGTGCTGAGCCACTTGGCATCCTCATAATGGTCTAAAACTCCTCTCAGAAATCCAGTTCTTACCCTTCACTCTCACCCCCGAGCACCCCCACATCTGCCGCAGACACCAAAACGCTGGAGTCACGGGGTTTCTCAAAAGCAGCTGTCACAGGAGGCTGTGATAAGATGCCTTTTATAAACAAATGTCA
This window encodes:
- the LOC115639738 gene encoding olfactory receptor 51G2-like, whose product is MSAVNDTTFNSAVFLLTGIPGQEDVHLWISVSFCLVYVISIVGNSVILFIIKTDPSLHEPMYIFLSMLAITDLGILISTMPTILGIYLFNSREISFEACFAQLFFIHSLQLNESSMLLLMAFDRFVAICNPLRYTSILTVQTIDNMGLISVLRSLTVIFPLPFLLKKFRYCQANVLSHSYCLHQEVMKMACSDISVNSIYGLFITFLTVGLDSLLIFLSYVMILNTALSITSNAECLRAMNTCVSHLCAVLLFYTPMIGLSVIHRFGKGSSPLLQTVLSYISLLLPPLINPIVYSMKSRHLRAGISRALVKCRVSS